The genomic stretch CGGCATCCCGATTTGAAACCTCGCCGCCATCATATCATTGAACCGCCTGTAATCCGCATTGAGCTCATACCGCGGCAGCTGAGCCATCTCCTGCATAtatgcctcctcctcctcatatTGATCATACCCGTCCTCATAAGGCCATCCCTCATCTTCAGATTCAACATTCGACTCGGCATCAGAAGGCGGTTCAATACCCGCGTGCTCTCTGCCAGCCACATCGCTGTGGCCGTCCCTGTCTCGGTTTTCCCTATCATCATTCCCCCCATCattctcaccaccgccaccgcgcAACCCCTGCCCCGGAGGTGAACCCGAGCCAGTGGCATTACCCCCACCAAACACCCCCATCGCCTCCgtctcaagctcctcctcaagctcatgatccaaatcctcatcctcgtcttccccctcctcctcctcctcatcaacttCATCCGACTCAGACACATGCTCATCGCTATCCTCATTCTCCTCAGCATCCGGATCGTCcgagtcgtcgtcgtcgtcgtcattgtCGACTACAACCGTCAGGACAAGAGCAAGCTCCATGGGAGAGAAGAAAGGCGTACGAAGTGGCAACAGATTGTTCAGCATCTCCCCGGTCTCGTCCGAGTTGGAGTCATACTCGTGGTCAGCCACCTTCCAGAAAGCCGTCGGGCCGCAGGGGCCGTGTTCGCTGTAGTCCCTGTGAACGTCCAAAGTCAACAATGCTGTTCCTCAAAGCACCCAAACCAGAAAAAACCTACTTATCAAACCAAttcccaacaacacccctggcagacctcctcccaccaagcTGGAACCCCTCGCTCTTCCACCGCTCCTCCCCGTCATAAATTGAATACGTCgtccacctcacctccccctccctcgtcatcctcaccgTCCCCCTCAACTCCGAATCCGCATTCCCATCCCAAGACCAGTCCAGCGCCCTAGACTGTCCCTCAAAATGAACAACCGGCCAGCCCTCATGATCTCCCGCCTCAGGATCCGCAGGCTCAATCTTGGTGGCATGAACCTTCATAAGAATAAGCCTCACCGCCTCACCAGTATTCAGCGGCTCCCTCGGCGCTTCGGCCGCCTGGCCCTCCCCCTCGTGGTTGTGAAAGTTGAAATGGAAAAAATCCGTATAATCGAGGAAGCAGACAACCCTTAACCAAGTCCCCTTGACCCCATACGGATCCCTCTTTGcaatctcctccaactccaacctcctctccctctcctcctcctcttcctcctcctcctcctccaccaccttcttaTTCTCCAAACTGGCAAGCGCATTCTCCGGCAGCCAAGGGATATAACTCCCCTCCCACACACCCCCAAACCTCTTCCCCCAGACATGCTCCACCGCATCAAAAAACGCCAACCCCTTCGCCCGCAAATTCGTCCCCAACACAATCATAATCGCCTCCGCCTTCTCCCAAtcaaccctcaaccccttcccctcctccccctcgggCGTATAAAACGGTCCCCAAcccgtctcctccctcttaTACT from Podospora pseudopauciseta strain CBS 411.78 chromosome 3, whole genome shotgun sequence encodes the following:
- a CDS encoding hypothetical protein (EggNog:ENOG503NY7S; COG:S): MTSTSSTASHLPTCRPTTTSSSSSTTTTDNEMVGILSLPPEIFHGILSLLDPKDLGTLPRVCKGFRDFVEGNNPLCRDVYCRILDKPASATGIDFVQEVRDLLHLEQVVSAGWLIPDDGDFTKTNELAMRELPFVHRTITRLLSHIPSLEQGLEEGPSRLVNAETYHRSATCEYLARVLEEAPRSAFDENWNGVLQGFFYQSTIFKRIPKHPQRPFPAISPKTVRRSLGEVVDEEERERRRMSAHLHCLLGIQDLLRDVTSGSSLKKWSLPERAYATACAKVYDIREYKREETGWGPFYTPEGEEGKGLRVDWEKAEAIMIVLGTNLRAKGLAFFDAVEHVWGKRFGGVWEGSYIPWLPENALASLENKKVVEEEEEEEEEERERRLELEEIAKRDPYGVKGTWLRVVCFLDYTDFFHFNFHNHEGEGQAAEAPREPLNTGEAVRLILMKVHATKIEPADPEAGDHEGWPVVHFEGQSRALDWSWDGNADSELRGTVRMTREGEVRWTTYSIYDGEERWKSEGFQLGGRRSARGVVGNWFDKDYSEHGPCGPTAFWKVADHEYDSNSDETGEMLNNLLPLLDNDDDDDDSDDPDAEENEDSDEHVSESDEVDEEEEEGEDEDEDLDHELEEELETEAMGVFGGGNATGSGSPPGQGLRGGGGENDGGNDDRENRDRDGHSDVAGREHAGIEPPSDAESNVESEDEGWPYEDGYDQYEEEEAYMQEMAQLPRYELNADYRRFNDMMAARFQIGMPEPEDDEYLEP